Proteins co-encoded in one Siniperca chuatsi isolate FFG_IHB_CAS linkage group LG11, ASM2008510v1, whole genome shotgun sequence genomic window:
- the mlh1 gene encoding DNA mismatch repair protein Mlh1, with amino-acid sequence MAGVIRRLDETVVNRIAAGEVIQRPANGVKELIENCLDARSTNIQVTVKDGGLKLLQIQDNGTGIRKEDMEIVCERFTTSKLQTFEDLSAIATYGFRGEALASISHVAHVTITTKTADAKCAYKASYSDGKLKGPPKPCAGNQGTQILVEDLFYNVSTRRKALKSPSDEYSRIVDVVSRYAIHNSGKSFSVKKQGETVADVRTLPNASVVDNIRGVFGNAVSRELIEVGCEDQKLAYKMKGYISNANYSVKKCILILFINHRLVESSALKKAIETVYAAYLPKNTHPFLYLSLEIAPQNVDVNVHPTKHEVHFLHEDSVIESVQKHVESKLLGSNSSRTYFTQTLLPGLSVSGGGEVKSTSAAAESSERVYAHQMVRTDCRTQKLDAFLQPKEKSPPDPEPAGPSGSKAVTKTAQPDSVEMDETDDADMMEALAEQEAEVPKGHEDNANGVQRKRPRKEQQQQEEEEDLRAAATPERRVIKLNSIKELRGEITENTHKGLQEMLQNHSFVGCVNPQWTLIQHHTKLYLLNTTKLSQELFYQILIYDFGNFGVLRLSTPAPLYDLAMLALDSEESGWTEEDGPKEGLAQYIVDFLKKKAEMLEDYFSMEIDQEGNLTGLPLLLDKYTPVMEGLPMFILRLATEVNWDNEKECFRDFSKECSVFYSIRKQYILEAESGEEQDAEVNSWRWKVEHIIFKAFRTLFSPPKNFSEDGTVLQIANLPDLYKVFERC; translated from the exons ATGGCAGGAGTTATCCGGAGGCTCGACGAGACTGTTGTCAACCGCATTGCTGCAGGAGAAGTTATCCAGCGTCCTGCCAACGGCGTCAAGGAATTGATTGAAAACTG tTTGGATGCCAGGTCCACCAACATTCAGGTGACAGTGAAAGACGGCGGACTGAAGCTACTTCAGATTCAGGACAACGGCACTGGCATCAGG AAAGAAGATATGGAAATTGTTTGTGAAAGGTTTACCACCAGCAAACTCCAGACTTTTGAGGACCTCTCCGCTATTGCAACCTATGGATTCAGAGGAGAG GCCCTTGCTAGTATAAGCCACGTTGCCCATGTGACCATAACGACTAAGACAGCTGATGCCAAGTGTGCCTACAA AGCCAGCTACAGCGATGGCAAACTAAAAGGCCCTCCCAAACCATGTGCTGGCAACCAGGGAACACAGATTCTT GTGGAGGACCTCTTCTATAATGTGTCCACCAGGAGGAAAGCTTTGAAGAGCCCCAGTGATGAGTACTCCAGGATTGTAGATGTGGTCAGCAG GTACGCCATACACAATTCAGGGAAaagtttttctgtcaaaaag CAAGGAGAGACTGTGGCAGATGTGAGGACTCTACCCAACGCATCTGTAGTGGATAATATTCGAGGAGTTTTTGGCAATGCGGTCAGCAG GGAGCTGATTGAAGTTGGCTGTGAGGATCAGAAGCTCGCTTATAAGATGAAAGGCTACATCTCTAACGCAAATTACTCAGTCAAGAAATGCATCCTGATCCTCTTCATCAACC ATCGTCTGGTGGAGTCAAGTGCTTTGAAGAAAGCAATCGAGACAGTTTACGCCGCTTACCTTCCCAAGAACACACACCCGTTTCTATATCTCAG TTTAGAGATCGCTCCGCAGAATGTAGATGTGAATGTCCATCCCACAAAACACGAGGTGCATTTCTTGCATGAAGACAGCGTCATCGAGAGCGTTCAGAAGCATGTCGAGAGCAAACTTCTGGGCTCCAACTCATCACGCACATATTTCACTCAG acgTTGCTGCCGGGGCTGTCAGTCTCAGGTGGCGGTGAGGTCAAGTCCACCAGCGCTGCAGCAGAGTCCAGTGAGCGGGTCTACGCACATCAGATGGTGAGGACCGACTGTCGCACACAGAAGCTGGACGCCTTCCTCCAACCGAAAGAGAAGTCGCCTCCCGATCCTGAACCAGCCGGTCCCAGCGGCAGTAAGGCTGTGACCAAAACTGCCCAGCCTGACAGCGTAGAGATGGATGAGACAGATGATGCAGACATGATGGAGGCCCTGGCTGAGCAGGAAGCAGAGGTGCCAAAAGGCCATGAAGACAATGCTAATGGTGTTCAAAG GAAGCGACCCaggaaagagcagcagcagcaggaagaagaagaggacttGAGGGCTGCAGCCACGCCCGAGAGACGAGTCATAAAACTGAACAGCATCAAAGAGCTCAGAGGGGAGATcactgagaacacacacaaag GTCTTCAAGAAATGCTGCAGAACCACTCGTTTGTGGGCTGCGTCAATCCTCAGTGGACTCTGATCCAACATCACACCAAACTGTACCTGCTCAACACCACCAAACTCAG TCAGGAGCTTTTCTACCAAATACTCATCTACGACTTTGGGAACTTCGGTGTACTGAGACTATCT ACACCAGCTCCACTTTATGACCTGGCCATGTTGGCTCTGGACTCCGAGGAGAGCGGCTGGACAGAAGAGGACGGTCCTAAAGAAGGCCTGGCTCAGTATATAGTAGACTTCCTGAAGAAGAAAGCTGAGATGCTGGAGGACTACTTCTCCATGGAGATAGACCAG GAAGGAAATCTAACCGGGCTGCCATTACTGCTTGACAAGTACACACCTGTCATGGAGGGTCTCCCCATGTTCATCCTGCGCCTGGCCACTGAG GTGAACTGGGACAATGAAAAAGAGTGCTTCAGAGACTTCAGTAAGGAGTGCAGTGTGTTCTACTCCATCAGGAAGCAGTACATCCTGGAGGCCGAGTCGGGAGAGGAGCAG GATGCTGAGGTGAACTCGTGGCGTTGGAAAGTTGAGCACATCATTTTCAAAGCTTTCCGAACCCTCTTCAGTCCTCCGAAGAACTTTAGTGAGGATGGCACCGTGCTGCAGATCGCCAACTTACCTGATCTCTATAAAGTGTTTGAGAGGTGCTAA